One part of the Rutidosis leptorrhynchoides isolate AG116_Rl617_1_P2 chromosome 1, CSIRO_AGI_Rlap_v1, whole genome shotgun sequence genome encodes these proteins:
- the LOC139898256 gene encoding pentatricopeptide repeat-containing protein At4g21065-like, whose translation MEITTMAQATQLHAQLLKNPQQNHSQTLTKIFNFTALSPSGNLTYARHILNSIQTSSSNSYFHNTMIRAYSDSPDPFQSISLFLTWHNNYIDDPFSPLPDRFTYPFVFKACSKLKLKRFGRQLHGLVLKSGLGPDTYIQNALISYYSNCDQMGCARKVFDKMSDRDVVSWTSVINGFVENKRHVEALRLFEKMETEGIEVNNVTVVWVLRACAETGALSVGMKLNEIVKNRGSKMEMNVVTGLIDMYSKCGCIDSAIRIFNEASDKDVYVWTAMISGLASHGRCKEAIELFERMERCDLKPDEKTMTAVLSACRNMGWINEGLSYFDKIKKVYKFRPTVQHYGCVVDLLARSGRLDDAEKFIKSMPVEPDSVLWRSLIWGCKVHGDTYRLERLIKHVEGLEMDDYDDCGTYVLLGNVYASNGKWKNKANMRKLMNKKGLVKPSGNSRIEVNGVMYEFTAGSTCHVEAGSIYEKLDEIDEVLKDNGYDPKLSEVLLEIDDEEKASQLLHHSEKLAVSFGLIKSEPGATIRIVKNLRSCEDCHSFMKHVSRVYKREILVRDRIRFHRFRNGECSCGDYW comes from the coding sequence ATGGAAATAACGACAATGGCACAAGCAACACAATTACACGCACAGTTACTTAAAAACCCACAACAAAACCATTCACAAACCCTAACCAAGATCTTCAATTTCACTGCTTTATCACCATCCGGGAACCTCACATACGCACGCCACATTCTCAACTCAATTCAAACCTCATCATCAAATTCATATTTCCACAACACCATGATCCGAGCTTATTCGGACTCACCCGACCCGTTTCAATCCATATCCCTTTTCCTCACATGGCATAATAATTACATTGATGACCCATTTTCTCCATTACCTGATAGGTTCACTTACCCGTTTGTGTTTAAAGCTTGTTCGAAATTGAAGTTAAAAAGATTCGGTAGACAGTTACATGGGTTGGTACTCAAGTCCGGGCTTGGTCCGGATACTTATATTCAAAATGCTTTGATTAGTTACTACTCCAATTGCGACCAAATGGGGTGTGCACgtaaggtgtttgataaaatgtctgaCAGAGATGTGGTTTCTTGGACATCGGTGATTAACGGGTTTGTGGAGAATAAACGGCACGTTGAGGCTTTACGGTTATTTGAGAAGATGGAAACGGAAGGGATTGAAGTAAATAACGTTACTGTTGTTTGGGTACTTAGAGCTTGTGCTGAGACTGGAGCGTTGAGCGTTGGCATGaaattaaatgagattgttaaaaATAGAGGGAGTAAGATGGAAATGAATGTTGTTACGGGTCTCATTGATATGTATTCGAAATGTGGGTGTATTGATAGTGCGATACGGATTTTTAACGAAGCGAGTGATAAAGATGTTTATGTATGGACCGCGATGATATCGGGCCTTGCAAGCCATGGGCGGTGTAAGGAAGCGATTGAGTTGTTTGAACGTATGGAGAGGTGTGATTTAAAGCCCGATGAGAAAACAATGACTGCTGTATTATCGGCATGTAGGAACATGGGCTGGATTAATGAAGGTTTATCGTATTTTGATAAAATCAAGAAAGTATATAAATTTAGACCGACAGTGCAGCATTACGGGTGTGTGGTTGACTTGCTTGCTCGATCTGGGCGACTAGATGATGCTGAAAAGTTTATCAAATCGATGCCTGTTGAGCCCGATTCTGTTTTGTGGAGATCTTTGATATGGGGTTGTAAAGTTCATGGGGATACTTATAGATTAGAACGTTTGATTAAACACGTTGAAGGTTTGGAGATGGATGATTATGATGACTGTGGAACTTATGTCCTTCTTGGTAATGTGTACGCGTCTAATGGGAAATGGAAGAACAAAGCGAATATGAGGAAGTTAATGAATAAAAAAGGGCTTGTGAAGCCATCGGGAAACAGTCGGATTGAAGTTAACGGTGTTATGTATGAATTTACAGCTGGAAGTACATGTCATGTTGAGGCGGGAAGTATTTATGAAAAATTGGATGAAATAGATGAGGTGTTAAAAGATAACGGTTATGATCCAAAATTATCGGAGGTGTTGCTTGAAATAGATGATGAAGAGAAAGCATCACAATTGCTTCATCATAGTGAGAAGCTTGCAGTCTCATTTGGGCTGATAAAAAGTGAGCCTGGGGCCACTATTCGGATTGTAAAGAATTTAAGATCTTGTGAAGATTGTCACTCTTTTATGAAACATGTTTCAAGGGTTTATAAACGAGAGATATTAGTTCGGGATCGTATACGTTTTCATCGTTTTAGGAATGGAGAGTGCTCATGTGGAGATTATTGGTGA